The following DNA comes from Plasmodium vivax chromosome 11, whole genome shotgun sequence.
ACAAACTATTTACCTGACGGACACCCTGTGGAGTGTCAAGGTGCTAAGCAATGGGGACCTCGCCTGCGCCTGTAACGATAGCTACATTAGGGTGTAcacgaaaaagaggaaccaCAAactgaaggaagaagcaacgaAGGAGGTACTCGAAATGTGCAGCAAACGCAACAAGAAGGAAAGCCCCAATGGAGAAAACGCAAATTCTACCGGAGGGGGAAATCAACCAGAAAATATAATCAGcgtggaaaatataaaaagcgtcgtaggaaaagaaggagaagttaaaattttcaaaaataaagaaaaatatgaagccTACAAATATGAGAACAACCAGTGGGTACTCATAGGCGAAGTAGTAGATGACAGCACCTCACAGAAAAAGTTTTACATAGGAGATAATCTGTTCCAACAGGGCTACTACGATGAAGTGGTTTCCATCGACACGGGTTATGGGAACATAAAACTACTCCCCTACAATGCAAGTGATAATGTGCACATCATTGCGGaaatgttttgcaaaagggaaggcctctcagctagccaaataAAACCCATCGTCGATTTTATCAACCAGAATTACGCATCCAAAGGGGGGTCATCCACCTCTGCTGGCGGCACAAACAGCTGCTTCGCTACGCATAATGGTGGTACCCCTTatggtgggaaaaaatttaacaccGTTTTGAACGTTTTCACGGTGGAAAAAGCCGCCCTagataaaattttccaaaaaatacaaGAATTTAATTctctccaagggggggaagaaaaaaacacatgtaAATTATCCAACGAACAGGTGAATGCCCTATCAAACATTATAAACCTCTacaaaaagaatttaaaaaatgtatacagcTTCAACACGGCAGATATTAACCTAATTATGACACTTTTCAATTGGTCCCCCACTCATATCTTCCCCGTGATTGACCTCTTTAGAGTTCTCGTGCTAAACAAAAATTGtgattttttatacaataataAGTACTCCTTCAATGGCTTTAAGCTGGTTTACGACTGCGTTGCTTATTATATAGCCAACTCGTCCAAGCTTCcagaaaatgaggagaacaAATTGGACTCTTTGCTTCTCTGTTGCCTTCgcttttatttgaatatgTTTAGCCTGTCCACCCCCAGATTTTACATGTACAAGAAGCTTAACTTCGTCGCGAAGCAGCTCGCAGAGGTGAAATCCGCCAATTTTAACATTAACACTTTgtgtatgaaaatatttttcaattacgTAATAACGCTAAACGAAAATAATGATCAGGCGATGAGGAAATCCGTGTTCGACGTTTTGCACTCCATTAAGCATAAGATAAACGACATCGAGCTGCTCTACATTTTTGCCCTCTGTTTCCACACATCCCACGAAATGAACACCAAGGAGACGaacgaaattgtgaaaaagTTTGGCTCCCTTGATTTTATGAAGAACAAACTGGGTTCTCTCCTCCCGCATAAGAGTGAGCAGAATGAGAAGGTGTTCAAAAACGTGGGCTCCATTTTGGAGGACCTCTCCGCGTAGTGCACACACGGGAACACCTCCAGCTGCACTAGCAGCAGTGATGTTAGGCGAgcgtgccaaaaaaaaaggcactccCCAGTTCGAAGCGCTTTGCGAAGTGGCCCCCCGTCAGTGCCAATGTGTGTCAGCGGCTACTCTGTACATTCTACTCCTTCGTCTTGTGGTTTCGTcacacgtttttttttttttgcactcctCAGCtgcgcacacacatgtgtgatCGCCCACCTTGGCTTCgtcacccttttttttttcactcatCCGCTgtgcgcacacacacatatgtgaTTGCCCTCCTTGGCATTTCCCATCCACCTGTGTAGTCCCAACTCTTTTTCCCGTTACCATCTCCCAAACGGACAGCTCACACGCACAACTGTTGCCGCTCAAACTGCACACTCATTTgtcccgcttctcccccgaaatagccttttttgtgtggcCCCCTCAAATGGGTAGCGGTGTGACCAAAGAGCGTGTACCTCCGCGACCGGATTGGAGGCTCCCCGTCCACCGTCTGCACAGATGGAGGGAAGGATGTGCAGCGTGgtcaatatatataaatatatatatatatatattttattttctttttcttcgcctCCCCCCGCCAACGCTGCTAACTTATGCGATACACTATCTCAGCCttcttgttcttcttctcatcCTTTAGAAGcctgaaagggggaaaaacgagTCGATGGAGGAATGCACAAAAATGGTATTACACAAATGGTACGTCGCATGGGTGAATGAACTCAGTTGGTGTGAAGCGGGATGGGTATTGCACGTAACACAgatttgtttcccccccgctgcgtCACTGGGCAGGAATGCCCCCTTGCAGCGGCATAATAGGCCATTACTCATATTCCTGGAGGGAGGCAATTCTAAAAACAACTTCGTTTAAAAACTTAACATTTggcataaaaaggaaataataaatgacGTAAATGCCTGTGCGGCGAAAAAGCAAATTGTTCGTAACAATCAAATCGTTGTAACGAGATGTATCTGTGTAAATCTGTTCATacacattatttttgtagCTTTCCTCATTCTCATAATAGttaattttgtgtaaattttgGCTAGTCAAGTCCACTTGGTAGTTATACGATaggtaattaaaaaaatcatacaGCCCATAGGACACGTTATTGGTGTATTTGTACACATCCAGATGGATCGTCACATCTATATTTTTCAAGTGAGTAAAATACTTTTCAAaatcttcttttatttctgcCCCTTTCTTTATATCAATTTGTTCtgttcttttatatttctctCTGTCAGCGTAGCAGTCCACATTTTCATATGTAGCGTACACTGCCTTTCTctcttttattaaattccTAGCACTTCCTCTCTTCACCTTTACgatctctcccttttcccccacttggcTTATATTGTTCAGCAGAACAATGTACGTGTATTTACTCTCCACGGCTGCTATGTacgtttttctctttacagtGTACTTGTTATAATTTAGGTATGTGCTCATGCGTGCCCTTTGCAGGTGGAGCACGCTGCTTATTCGGAACATGATTCAGGTGGGGGGTTGGCTTCCGCGCATGACTGGTGAAGCGCCCGTCCTCGAGGGGTCCCTAATTTGCCCTCTTTACACTGCTTCGTCTTGCTCTACACTGCTTCGTCTCACTTCGCCCTACTTTGGTTCCTCAAAGGGGGGCATCAAATTCGTGGCACAGCTTCTAACATGCCTATGCTGAAGCTGCTCCCTATTCTGCTTATTTGATTATTCCCGCGAAGGTAAACAGAgtacatttttcttcaacAATTGGCAAGCGGCTCTTTTCCCCATTCGCCTGCGTCAAACGGGTGTGACAATCACGGCAATCACTTTTACACAAAGTGGAGAAAATACATTCGCGCTCCTTTTTAGCGGGTCAAAATTGTGCCTCCTACCCAGCCAaatttacccctttttttttttttttttttattttcatatgctGGTATTTGGCACACCCCTGTGCAAGGCGCAGTACATGTAGAGAGAGGTCTCTCCCCTCTCCTTCCTGAACATGCACATACACGTTTGCTTAAATGAGAACGTGGAGAAGCGCTACTGAATTATAAACGCCTCCCTTTTTACCCCTCGCAAAAACATCAcctatttttacaaaaggcGATGCGCGGCTAACTGCTCCTTTCACTCCGCTATTTTTTGGACCACACTGGTGACGCGCTCAAAAGTGAGACGTAGTTGTGTCCCCTCGTTCCAGCTGCAGCGAGCACTACGACCGCTACCAtcgctgcttcttccccaccgCCTGCTCGCTCGGCCAACCAGCCTCAGAACCAAGCGCCTtcacaaaatgaggaagaggcCCCTCTCCCATTTTGAGCTGCCCAACGACAAGTGGAAATTAGtaaattttacattaaaagGGAGAGACTCTCCATTTTGGCGCTCGCGCTGAGAGGTCTCGCCCCATTTGGCCACGCAGCTTCTTCCCAGCacgccgcttcttcccagCACACCGCTTCTTACCCCCCGCCGCAGGTAGACGACAGCCTGCTGTATCGAATCGTCCAAGACGCGGAAGACAAAGCCTACAAGAAGGTTTTCTCGTTCGACCTGGATAACACCCTGATCCTGTCTCGCTCCTTCTTCAAGCCGGCGCAAAACGAGCACGACTACATTTTCTACGCAGACGTAatcgattttttaaaaaaaaaaaaaacagaaaattacaaaatcaTCATTTTCTCAAACCAAAAGGGAGTGAGCACCGGAAAAATAAGCCTCCTAAATATAGTCAACCGGGTAGATGACGTCATCGAAAAAATAGGGATCCCCTTGGAGTGCTATTTGGCACTAAAAAATGACAAGTATAGGAAGCCACGAATTGGCATGTACAAATTTGCCatgcaaaataataaagccAAAATTGATGAAATTATCTACGTAGGGGATAATGCCAACCGAATTTACGACGACAATTTCAAgacaaaatttattaatcaCCTCAAAAGTGTGTATTCTCAAAACAAGGTGAGCATAAACATAGGCGAAATTGCCAAGAGGTTGAAAAAGGACTACACAGACACAGATTTGAAGTTTGCCCTGAATATAAATGCCACATTTTACACCCCCGAGGAGTTGTTcctaaatataaaaaataatttgacgGCCGAGTTTTCCTTCAACCCGTCCAGCTTGCTCAAAAAGGTAGGTGATAAGCCAAATGAGCAGGACGCGCAAGGAGACCTGCGCCGCTTGGTTCGACCGGATCTGCAGtcggggggggaacaaaatgaagccaCCTCCCCACAAAGTGGCACACAGAATGAAGCCTCCCCTCCACAGAACGAAGCCGCCTCTCCGCAGAACGAAGCCGCCTCTCCGCAGAACGAAACCGCCTCTCCGCAGAACGAAGCCGCCCCTCCACAAACCAATCTGCAACACTTGGTGCTGCTCGTTGGCCCCCCGGGGTGCGGGAAAACCTCCCTTTGCAAAAACCACTTCGCAGATTTTGCTCACATCAATTTAGAGGAActgaaaacaaaaaataaacgcataGAAACGATCAGACAGGCCATTACTAGCGGCAAAAACGTCGTAATGGACAACGCAAATATGTACGTAAAAAACAGGCTAATATACATCacggaggcgaaaaaaataaacgcgaACTTAAACGTTAGCGCCATTTTCTTTAACTACTCCAAAGAATTAGTCTTCCACTTGAACAATTTCAAACTGATTGCCGATGATGAAAACCGAATGCACGAAGTTCCGACCATTGCCATTCACTCCTTTTATAAATACGTGGAAGTGCCCTCCGAAAGTGAAAACCTCGACCGAGTTGTGACTCTGCATGATGAGCATTTTGTGCCATCCGATTTTCAGAACGAGGAGCGCcgtaagttatttttttcgtacttGTACTAACTGAAGGGGTGGCCACGGTGGGAAGGGCCTGGCAAGCGTTATGCGTGGGGCGTACCGCTTCTCCATCGCCGCCTTCATTTGCGGTCCCTCCAGCTGCGGCCCCTCCAAATTGTtcacttccctttttgcacacCTTTGGCAAATTTGTTAACCAAGAAGCTTAAGTTCTGACTGCTGCTGGTGCTGCTGGAGCTACCCTTCCCATCCATTGCCTGCACCGGATTCCTCAAGTGGTCGATCAGCAGGTTGATGAATTTATCCTCCGTGATAcctaaagggggggaaagcgtCGGACGGGAAATAATTGATCGGAGCGGGGCTTCTTGTGGAATTCTTCGCCATGGTAGCGATGAGATGGCAACTCCCTCACGTGGTGACTCTAAAAAGCGGGTACTACCTCATAACATGGAGGCACTCCCTCATAACATGGGGGCACTGCCTCATAACATGGGGACCCCCCCTCACAACTCACCCAAGCTGTCCGCGATGGCCCGCCCCCCGTGAAAAATCACGAACGTCACGGGCAGGAAAAACGCCGGCACGTCTTCGTAGGGCTCCCGCCCGGCCTTCATATCAACCGACTTCTTAAAAAGCCTGCACAGCTTCAAACCGTAATGGAGGGAAGCCTCCGTTGCGCCATTTGCAACCTTCTGCAGTGATTCGTAGTACCTAAACAGGTACACGTCCATTCCGCTGATTAAGTAGTAACACGACAGAGCGATTAAATAAATGAGCGTCCGgttaatcaaattttttatcatctgCATGCATTCATACGCCGGTACACaatgcacaattttttcgttaaaaGAAACGCATAACTGGtcgaagagggaaaaaacgtCAGGGGTACCCAGAAAGctacaattatttttaaagtaccAAATAGATTTCTTCTCAAATGGTTCGAAGCATTCGTAAATACACGAATTGACGACGTTGTTCAACTCGTATAGTCCTTTTTCTAATTCGATTAAAgcgaaataatttttttctttttttttttccttctcctttatgAAAAAGGGCGTAATTTCGTAATTCCCGTCATCCTCACTAATGTCATACGAATGGTTTAAGTGAAGCGAGTTCAGTTTCGCATCACTGAAGAGGCTAATTTGGAAAGTCCCCACACTTTTTTCAGCGCACTTGCTCGTTTGTTCGGACCCATTTGGACAGGAGCCACTGGGTTGATCTGCTCCACATGAcatgccgctttcccccttgtGGTCCTTCCTTTCAAACGACATGTTCATTTCTGCGAGTTTTTTTCtcgtcttttcttttttctccccattaTTTTCCCACTCGATAAAATCGTCACTTATGCCATCATCCGGGGGCAGCACCACATCTCCAAAGTAACTATTTAAATGGTCTTGTGCGTTGAAAAATTCCTCAACTGATTCGTCAAAGGAAAGGGTGATTAAGTCCTTCCCCGGGGAGTCACCATCCTCCAGCGCTGCCGAACTGTCCGCAAAGAGGTGCGCATCGCATGGGGATTCATCGGATGTACCCTGCCCATGCGGGAAGCCCCTACCCCGGTAAGTCTCCATTCTTATCTGCACAATTCTCCTCTTCAGTTTGGCCAAGCAACAAACTAAGTACCGCAGAAGCTGCCTGCTGATGAGGAAAAGCTCCAAATTATACTTCAGCTTTTTCGCAACAAAATTGATGGCTACGAATTTACCTTTCGCATCCATTTCGATGAGCACATTAACATTTTGCTTTAAGTTGTTCAAATTGTTGCTCAGCAGGAGGAGCGAATTATTGCAAGAAACGAtgatttttcgaaaaatgtgCGGGTAATATACGTGCGTAAAGAGTTCCTTAAAAAATGCCtgtacataatttttaatatcaaaAATGGTGGgaaagttgtaaaaattttcatattccATGGCGCTTCTtacatttcccttttggaaTAGAAGTTCCACTAAGTTGATAAGTTTGTTCATTGAGGTGAAAGTTATTTCTTCGTATTCTCTGCTAAACAGATTTAAAAGgacatcttttttttcgtgcccCTTCATATCAACCTTCCTCTGAACAATGTGCACAAATTCTCCTATTAAATTTAGAACAAATAGCATGTCTTCCTTCCTCACCAGTTGGTTTATTTTGCTGCTTATTAGTAAGTTAACGTAGGGCAGGTAAAATTCtgtgtacacatgtacaGTGTTGCATTTGTGTGCGTCCTCCCATGCATTATAATGACTGATGTTATTTtcatccgtttttttttcccctttccatttttccatccGAATTTCCTCCTCTATCAAGTAATTCTCCTTAATAACTTCATTCAAGTAGTTCATCTGATCgatgccatttttacaattctgcagaagtgtgtataaatttttttttccgttttcccccccattttttattttcaaaatgtgcGGATTGGCttcctcaattttgttcttcattattttttttaaacactcCTTTTCGGCATGTACACTTTTAAAAGCATTTAAACACTGCTTTACTTTCCTCTCGTGATTCGCGTCCTTAAAAAAATCACCCGACAGATACTGCACGAACAGATTTATTATGCCATCCTCATACGCCTTCAtcttttttaccttcacCTCCACGATGGATATATTTTGCACACTATGCTGCCAAATGAACCGTTTTATGCTGCTTATCCGTTTTAAGTAACTCTCCAGGGAATCAAAGTTGGGGGAGGTCAGCAGATTGGCGTACTTCCCATCATTGGCACTCCTGCTGGGGGTACTTTGACGTAGGTCATGCACATCGAATGGTTCTCTCTTGGAGACACTTGGCTCTATCACATCCGTTGGAATGACCCCCCAAAGGTTGTTCTCTTTCATTTCATCACACAGTTTTTTTACCTCCAAATGAACAACTtggtataattttaaaattttctcaaTTTCTATTAAACACCTTTTCTCGCTAATTAAGGAGAGaactttgttctttttctccctcagCGATTCGTAACTTGACTTATATCTCCCCCCTACATCCTCTAAATTTTGGGAGTTCCACTTTTTTACCTTCCTCGCATTGCTCATttgattaatatatttgtaaaagtACTCatatttctcctttgctATATCGTTGATAAAATTGTCTAGTGTATTTATTTGGTCATTTACAAAATCGATGGtgtcgtttatttttttttcactggAGACATCTTTTAGGATGTCTTTCAGTTCGAGCTGGAAAATGTCGTTGATAATTTGGTTCGtctttttgttccccttttctctGCCGTCCTGGGAGTCCCCCTCTGGGGGGTGGGGCACTCTGCCCTGCTTCGCCTCCCCCAGtagcatgtatatatatatgtgtatacctCTTAACCTGCTCACCCGTTTTTCTACCTCCTCGgctccctttccttttccccaaGGCGGTGTACACTTCttcccgcttctcccgcCTCTCCTCTTTAATTACTTCCCCTTTGGTAACTCTCCTCTGAGGGAACCACTTGTGGAGCAAGCATAGCGCAAGCTCAGCGGTGGAAGGACCGAACAGACTGTTTGTTTTGTAACGAACTGTGTAGTTGGCTTATGCGAAGGAGAATTACAATAAAGAAGCCGCGATCCAGGAGAGACCACTTCCTTCAAAATGACACACGTGGGAAAGTTCGCGAGGGCGTGATGGCCTATTCGCGTATGTACGCAATACGTATGTACGACCACGCGCACAAGTGTATAGCCTTTTTTGTGGGCTAACCCCACCGGGAGGATTCTCAAAacggaaacaaaaaataaaacaaaaaagggtaaaaatggggaagaagttACAACGCGGGGCAAATGCTTttcctataaaaaaaaaaaaaaaaaaaaactgctccACGGGGAGCATTCACCTATGGATGCTTGGGCAGcttgaaattttttcttctaggCTGTGTGCCTCCCCCGCTTCGCCTAAAAAGTGAGCAATAAGCTGGCAGCCCATTCTGTTGTACCAATTATGTACAAAAGTAGCATCGCCATAGCGCAGCTTCGTACATTTACATATGcatgtaataaaattgagCCTATGCGGCATGTGGATCCCTTTGACTGGCACGCAAAAGTGATGACTCACTTTGGGGTCACTCCGCCAAACGCActgaaaaaaacaaatcctTCTTCCAATGCGAAAGGTGCCTACGCATCGAGCCATTCTTCCCCCCGTACTTCATTTCCTCCCACAGAAAGTAGGCTGAATTGAACAGAGCACAATTTTGGTACAGGTGAAAGGTGActcttcttttccccccaataGAATTACCTCCCCTGGATTCGCGCGAAGCGTGTAAATCGTTGGTGAGCATAAACTCTCCATGTGGAGCCACGTAGAAGCACATATTCTCGTACGCCATGAGGTAATACACATCCATAACGtgatttaataaaataaaaatacgcTTTACTTCTGCGCTACGTTTTATCTGTTCACCTGTGTAATAGTACCATAACAACCTCTTTAGCGCTTTGAAGAAGCGATTACATAGTAGCTGGAGTAGGGTGTGGGAATTGCGCCCCCCTTGGCCATCCCTCCCAGGGGGGATGTTTTCAACGAAGTATTTTAGCAGCCTGTGTGAGAAGGGAAAGTGCAAGATGGACCTCCCCCGCAGCTTGCTTTTGCTGTTCGCGTTGTTTACTGGCGCGAAGTGgatgctccccccccggtgAGCGTCTGCCTCTACGTCCgcttcgtctgcttcgtTCACttctcctgctgctgcttccccccccggcaCACACGCCCTGGCGCGCCGGTGAAGCGGCTTAAAATTCAGCACCAGCGCGAAGGACACGTCCGGGTACGCGTGAGTAGCCCCGCTGTAGTACGAACACATGCGTAACTGGATCAAGTACCTTTTAAAATGTGGCCAGTCAGATTTGATGCTACTAATAATGGTGAACGgttgcatatgcatatgcatgtcCATGCGGTTAAGCACATCTTTTAGaatttttctgttccttcGATGCTTCCTATGGAGTGGTGGTAGCAATGCTACCTTTTGTGTACGCCTCTCCAGATTTGCTTCGCCTGAATGACCATAATGGGAAATTGCCCCCCCCTGTTGCCTCTTCCTTTCAAACAGATCCACCAAAGAGTTAATGATAACTCCTCTAGTGAAGTAGCAGATGTGGTTTGCCCCTATCCTACCCTGCCTGTAAAAATCGTAGCTCCTTTTCCTCAGTTTGTAATGAATAACAGCGTAGAAAAGGTACCTCAGCAGGGAAGCCATTTTACGCTCGCGTAGGGGTCGAAAGGGAGTACCCTCATAATTCATCTTTAGCAAATTAGTAAAAACATACACACATGATGGAACGCAAATGTTGTAAAGGGAGAGGTTCTTTCCCTTTCTAATCACTTCAATCTGTTTTAAGTACACAAATTTGTATATGCTCAGCTGGCCTCCCTtcacgcattttttttttgccttctctTGAGGGCCATAAAAATGGTAGAAGCAGAATTTgatgaacaaaaaacaaatgtccaaattttccttcaccaatttttttacataagctctatttttatttctgtaAATGTATTCATCGTAgaaggttttaaaaaagttggcTACTTCCCGTCTTTCTGccaataaaaaggaaagatcCGTCGTCCCTCCGAGTGTTTCTTTCTCCCTCTCATAAGTAGAGTCACACCAATGAGGGTCATTACCTTCTTCATGTTTGGCACCCCCGAGGTTATTTTGAACCTCCTGTTGCTTCCTCCCACTAGGGAGATGACGTTCCCTCTTGTGACGATCCCCCCTGAGTTGTAGTTTCCTTTCCGAAaggtatttaaaaatgatatcaCTTTTGGGGCTGCACTTTTGGGTTATTCCTTTTGCCCTTCTTTTACAAACTTTCCACTTTTCAAAGACGCATTTTTCTAAAAGGCGGTAGATATCGTCTTGGGGGAGGGTCTCCCCACCGCTGCCACTCCGCTGGGTAGTTCCCTCCCCACCATTATTACTACCCCTAAACGCAAAATTGAAGACCTCCAAATTGTAACTCAAGTTAAAGTATATGTGGAACCTCTTGCTGAGCTTCTCAAAATCGAACGCTCGGGTAGCCACAAAAAGGACGTCCTTCCTATCATAGTTATTCAAATCTTTTATAATGCTTAAGTAGGCAAACGTGTTCATAACGTGCTCCTCATTTATCGTGATGaatagattttttttcttcctaaaAAGTGACTTACGTGGGTGGCAGTTTGCCCTTTTAAATGTACACTTGCTTGCGTTAAGAGCTCTGTAGAGAAGTGCACTTTCCCTGGGATCTTCCTTTCCCTCCGCGCTGACGTCAATGTTGACTGTTCTTTCTCTC
Coding sequences within:
- a CDS encoding bifunctional polynucleotide phosphatase/kinase, putative (encoded by transcript PVX_115115A); the protein is MRKRPLSHFELPNDKWKLVDDSLLYRIVQDAEDKAYKKVFSFDLDNTLILSRSFFKPAQNEHDYIFYADVIDFLKKKKTENYKIIIFSNQKGVSTGKISLLNIVNRVDDVIEKIGIPLECYLALKNDKYRKPRIGMYKFAMQNNKAKIDEIIYVGDNANRIYDDNFKTKFINHLKSVYSQNKVSINIGEIAKRLKKDYTDTDLKFALNINATFYTPEELFLNIKNNLTAEFSFNPSSLLKKVGDKPNEQDAQGDLRRLVRPDLQSGGEQNEATSPQSGTQNEASPPQNEAASPQNEAASPQNETASPQNEAAPPQTNLQHLVLLVGPPGCGKTSLCKNHFADFAHINLEELKTKNKRIETIRQAITSGKNVVMDNANMYVKNRLIYITEAKKINANLNVSAIFFNYSKELVFHLNNFKLIADDENRMHEVPTIAIHSFYKYVEVPSESENLDRVVTLHDEHFVPSDFQNEERRKLFFSYLY
- a CDS encoding hypothetical protein, conserved (encoded by transcript PVX_115110A) yields the protein MLLGEAKQGRVPHPPEGDSQDGREKGNKKTNQIINDIFQLELKDILKDVSSEKKINDTIDFVNDQINTLDNFINDIAKEKYEYFYKYINQMSNARKVKKWNSQNLEDVGGRYKSSYESLREKKNKVLSLISEKRCLIEIEKILKLYQVVHLEVKKLCDEMKENNLWGVIPTDVIEPSVSKREPFDVHDLRQSTPSRSANDGKYANLLTSPNFDSLESYLKRISSIKRFIWQHSVQNISIVEVKVKKMKAYEDGIINLFVQYLSGDFFKDANHERKVKQCLNAFKSVHAEKECLKKIMKNKIEEANPHILKIKNGGENGKKNLYTLLQNCKNGIDQMNYLNEVIKENYLIEEEIRMEKWKGEKKTDENNISHYNAWEDAHKCNTVHVYTEFYLPYVNLLISSKINQLVRKEDMLFVLNLIGEFVHIVQRKVDMKGHEKKDVLLNLFSREYEEITFTSMNKLINLVELLFQKGNVRSAMEYENFYNFPTIFDIKNYVQAFFKELFTHVYYPHIFRKIIVSCNNSLLLLSNNLNNLKQNVNVLIEMDAKGKFVAINFVAKKLKYNLELFLISRQLLRYLVCCLAKLKRRIVQIRMETYRGRGFPHGQGTSDESPCDAHLFADSSAALEDGDSPGKDLITLSFDESVEEFFNAQDHLNSYFGDVVLPPDDGISDDFIEWENNGEKKEKTRKKLAEMNMSFERKDHKGESGMSCGADQPSGSCPNGSEQTSKCAEKSVGTFQISLFSDAKLNSLHLNHSYDISEDDGNYEITPFFIKEKEKKKEKNYFALIELEKGLYELNNVVNSCIYECFEPFEKKSIWYFKNNCSFLGTPDVFSLFDQLCVSFNEKIVHCVPAYECMQMIKNLINRTLIYLIALSCYYLISGMDVYLFRYYESLQKVANGATEASLHYGLKLCRLFKKSVDMKAGREPYEDVPAFFLPVTFVIFHGGRAIADSLGITEDKFINLLIDHLRNPVQAMDGKGSSSSTSSSQNLSFLVNKFAKGVQKGK
- a CDS encoding hypothetical protein, conserved (encoded by transcript PVX_115105A); translation: MNTKRRKREGDYHEEIYTYKNDEKYDEEFLDIDSNVLRVYDKKGGLLRRLNIFSPRGRSKKGAKREGRGRSQANRVTTNIVNDIRYMDILLCGDKDSGKTTFLNCISCVESFRSGSGGDGGYSGHSGDSGGVGCIPHTPRRNKQIVWNYNRLELLSYVPIIFSKLTNRNYDALRKTFKKNFLDTDICQASIFLTRDDLQFINYEFGLGGGLAADHFDYLKVNFCEYGDDLLRKVRAYREVGSGRGERSSKGVYLAECTKRRTKRPPNCPNDASNSSTVINIVEGALLRIKETKYLSYFINLRRSFLLVKSTARMYKILMGRRNKRRRERTVNIDVSAEGKEDPRESALLYRALNASKCTFKRANCHPRKSLFRKKKNLFITINEEHVMNTFAYLSIIKDLNNYDRKDVLFVATRAFDFEKLSKRFHIYFNLSYNLEVFNFAFRGSNNGGEGTTQRSGSGGETLPQDDIYRLLEKCVFEKWKVCKRRAKGITQKCSPKSDIIFKYLSERKLQLRGDRHKRERHLPSGRKQQEVQNNLGGAKHEEGNDPHWCDSTYEREKETLGGTTDLSFLLAERREVANFFKTFYDEYIYRNKNRAYVKKLVKENLDICFLFIKFCFYHFYGPQEKAKKKCVKGGQLSIYKFVYLKQIEVIRKGKNLSLYNICVPSCVYVFTNLLKMNYEGTPFRPLRERKMASLLRYLFYAVIHYKLRKRSYDFYRQGRIGANHICYFTRGVIINSLVDLFERKRQQGGAISHYGHSGEANLERRTQKVALLPPLHRKHRRNRKILKDVLNRMDMHMHMQPFTIISSIKSDWPHFKRYLIQLRMCSYYSGATHAYPDVSFALVLNFKPLHRRARACVPGGEAAAGEVNEADEADVEADAHRGGSIHFAPVNNANSKSKLRGRSILHFPFSHRLLKYFVENIPPGRDGQGGRNSHTLLQLLCNRFFKALKRLLWYYYTGEQIKRSAEVKRIFILLNHVMDVYYLMAYENMCFYVAPHGEFMLTNDLHASRESRGGNSIGGKRRVTFHLYQNCALFNSAYFLWEEMKYGGKNGSMRRHLSHWKKDLFFSVRLAE
- a CDS encoding ribosomal protein L9, putative (encoded by transcript PVX_115120A), with amino-acid sequence MFRISSVLHLQRARMSTYLNYNKYTVKRKTYIAAVESKYTYIVLLNNISQVGEKGEIVKVKRGSARNLIKERKAVYATYENVDCYADREKYKRTEQIDIKKGAEIKEDFEKYFTHLKNIDVTIHLDVYKYTNNVSYGLYDFFNYLSYNYQVDLTSQNLHKINYYENEESYKNNVYEQIYTDTSRYNDLIVTNNLLFRRTGIYVIYYFLFMPNVKFLNEVVFRIASLQEYELLKDEKKNKKAEIVYRIS
- a CDS encoding hypothetical protein, conserved (encoded by transcript PVX_115125A), which gives rise to MEEFKECHLSFDYIVSADMTGAIMVWKRKTGEETPTGESPPPDENPHSDVETFPLHLSDNYQLYKKIEIHERFVYAMTHSKYVGISELTKCTGENLEDHLHVYSGGSDKGVYLFNLNGYIELMLQGHKNSVSSIVEYSEHILLSADWNGDVIMWRIFKLGEESLEGRHLESPPPSSAHADKENNPLCGNKYTYSIVKILNNHKYATYVNCLNEFILTISQNNIVTVWNSEGEKTDEIKNIHNDSVRDIVLFNGKKNAITFSNDETIIIYDSNFNMLKMYRGHQGFIFHVCVNEEEQLMYSCGDDKSIKVWCIKDIYQLMEKYETGGGAILHKLPLASQEKGDPACLQTIYLTDTLWSVKVLSNGDLACACNDSYIRVYTKKRNHKLKEEATKEVLEMCSKRNKKESPNGENANSTGGGNQPENIISVENIKSVVGKEGEVKIFKNKEKYEAYKYENNQWVLIGEVVDDSTSQKKFYIGDNLFQQGYYDEVVSIDTGYGNIKLLPYNASDNVHIIAEMFCKREGLSASQIKPIVDFINQNYASKGGSSTSAGGTNSCFATHNGGTPYGGKKFNTVLNVFTVEKAALDKIFQKIQEFNSLQGGEEKNTCKLSNEQVNALSNIINLYKKNLKNVYSFNTADINLIMTLFNWSPTHIFPVIDLFRVLVLNKNCDFLYNNKYSFNGFKLVYDCVAYYIANSSKLPENEENKLDSLLLCCLRFYLNMFSLSTPRFYMYKKLNFVAKQLAEVKSANFNINTLCMKIFFNYVITLNENNDQAMRKSVFDVLHSIKHKINDIELLYIFALCFHTSHEMNTKETNEIVKKFGSLDFMKNKLGSLLPHKSEQNEKVFKNVGSILEDLSA